ACCCCTCGGTCATCACCGTCGGATACACCCCTGTGTTCCACGTCCACACCGCTCAGGTCGCCTGCCAGATCACCGAGATCTGCTCCGCCAACCGCGCTGGAAAGCCCCTGACCGACCTCAGCTTCATCAAGAACGGTGACAACGCCATCGTCAAAGTGAAGCCCACCAAGCCCCTCGTCATCGAGCCCGCCAAGGACTTCCCGCCACTCGGAAGGTTCGCCATCCGTGACATGGGACAGACCGTCGCCGCCGGTGTCTGCACCGAAGTCGAGAAGGCTTGAATTCCCAATAAAGGGTGAGGGGGCAACCCCTCTCCCTTTAACAATTTAAGAGGTAATTTCAATGTCACAGCGTGCTAGAATCTCTCTCAGCGGCACGGACCCTGCTATGGTCGACAGCGTCTGCAACCAGATCAAAGGGATTTCCCAGAGGACTGGTGTTGCAATCCGCGGACCCGTTCCTCTGCCTACCAAGAAACTCAAGGTAGCCTGCAGGAAGAGCCCCGACGGAGAAGGCAGCGAGACCTACGACAGGTGGGAGATGCGCATCCACAAGAGGCTTATCGACCTCGATGCGGATGAGCGTGCTCTTAGGCAGCTTATGAGGATCCAGGTCCTCGATGGTGTAAACATCGAGATCGTCCTCCGCGGCGCCTGATCTCAACAAACCTATTCAAGGTTCCAACCTTTTGTTTCTGCCGGGGTCTTCCCCGTCCAGGATTATCCGCACTGCGCTGCGATAGCGCTGTACGCTCAATTTTTTCATACCAATGCTTCCTGCAGACCGTCAATTATTAATCGTCGATACGATAGGGGTCTTCAATGTCAAACATGAGAAGCGACGTCATAAAGCACGGTGTCGATGCGGCACCGGCAAGGAGTCTGCTCAGGGCAGACGGTCTCAAGGACGAAGACTTCGACAAGCCGTTCATCGGGATCGCCGATTCCTGGAACGAGGTAGTTCCCGGACACATACATTTGAACAAGATCGTGGATGCCGTCAAAGAGGGTATCCGCGAGGCAGGGGGAGTCCCTTTCGTTTTCGGAACTCCTGCCGTATGCGACGGTATCGCCATGGGTCACAAGGGGATGAGGTATTCCCTCATCTCCAGGGAGGTCATATCGGACTGCTGTGAGGTCATGGTGGAAGGACATGCCATGGATGGTTGGGTCGGCGTATCCAACTGTGATAAGGTCACTCCAGGGATGCTCATGGCCGCAGGGAGGATGAACATCCCTGCACTGATGGTCACCGGAGGTGCCATGGAGGCGGGCAAGCTCAACGGAGAGGATATCGACTTCCAGTCCGTCTTCGAAGCGATCGGACAAGTGCAGGTAGGCGCTGCCGATGAAAGTTTCTTGAAGACCGTAGAATGTGCAGCCTGTCCCGGTGCAGGGAGCTGTTCCGGACTCTTCACCGCCAACACGATGGCATGCCTCACCGAGACTCTCGGTATGTCTCTGACCGGTTGCGGGACATCCTTGGCCGTGGATGAGAAGAAGCTCGCTATCGCCAAGGAGTCAGGAAAGAGGATCGTGGAACTTGTGAAGAAGGGGATCAAGCCCCGCGACATCGTCAACTCCCACTCGTTCCATAATGCCATATGCGTCGATATGGCCATCGGAGGGTCCACCAACACGGCGCTCCATATCCCTGCCATATCCAAGGAGTTCGGTTGTCCCGTCGACCTCTCCGAGTTCGACAAGATCTCCAGGGAGGTTCCGCATATAACCAGCCTCAGGCCTGCCGGACAGTTCCACATAAGGGATCTCGACAATGCCGGAGGAGTTCCTGCCATCCTCAAGAGACTCATCGACCACATCGAGGATGCACCCACTGTCAACGGCAAGTCCGTCATGGAGATAGCCGAGTCTGCGACGATCGCCGACGAGAACGTCCTCAGACCTCTTGACAACCCCTATCATCAGCAGGGAGGTATCGCCATCCTGAAGGGTAACATCGCACCCATGGGATCCGTCATCAAGCAGGCCGCAGTAAGTCCGAAGATGATGGTCTTCTCCGGGAGAGCCAGATGTTTCGATTCCGAGAAGGATGCGACCGAGGCCATCAAGTCCGGCAGCATAGTGGCAGGAGATGTCGTCGTCATCAGGTACGAGGGCCCCAAGGGGGCACCCGGTATGCCTGAGATGCTTGCTCCGACCAGCATCATCCAGGGAATGGGTCTCGGAGAGACCGTCGCACTCATTACCGACGGCAGGTTCTCCGGAGCCACCCGTGGAGGGGCTATCGGACACGTGTCTCCGGAGGCTTATGAGAAGGGGCCCATAGCCGCTCTGCGTGACGGGGACATGATAGACATCGACATCCCCAACAGAAAGCTCAACGCAAGGCTTTCCGATGAGGAGATAAAGGCCCGTCTGGCCGAAGTGGAGATTGTCGACCGCCCCGTGACGGGTGTCCAGAAGAAATATAGGAAACTCGTCACCAACGGTGTGAACGGCGCCTATCTCGAGTAAGTGAAAAACATCTGTGGGTCCTCGGGCCCATTTATTTATTAAAAATCCCGCATCGGATCCATGTCCGATGCGGGTGGATGGTTTATCCGCGTATTATGAACAATGCCAGGATCAGAACCGTTATGGCGATCATGAGTCCGCCGAATATGAACGTCCGCTTCTTGATCCATCTGAGGTCCTCGGCGTTCTTTCCGGAGGCCATGTCCTTGTAACCCAGATAGAAGCACAAGGCTATGAGGGCCATCGGCACGGCCATCAGGTACAGTATGCTGAGTCCGTTGTCCGAGTTGAAGACGAATCCCGCTATGGCGGTGAGAACGAGTATGGCGGCTACAGAGGCGACTCCGATGCCGAGCATCTTCCTCCGTCCGGTTTCGATGTCGGTCTCGGATATCCGGATCTCTTCCTTATGCGGATCCTTGTCATGGACATCGGGGGCGGGAACCCCCTGTATGGCAGCCTCGCTTTCTACAGACTCCTGCATGATGGTGCGGCAGATGTGCTCCATGCGGTCCGGATTCATCCCGTATTCGGCCGCCAGGTATCTGTATCTGTCCACCACTCTCTGCTCAACGTCGAGGTTTCTCACCTCGAGTCCGTTCTGGGCCTTGTATTGACCGATCTCCGTCGCCAGATCAAGCCTTTTCTTCAGGAGGATTATGATCTCCTTGTCGGTCTCGGCTATGGCCTTCCTTTTCTCCTCCAGATATCCGTCGTTCATAGTCCCCTCTCCATCTGGTCCGCCAGGACCAATGCGGTGACTGCTTCCACCACGGAGGCCGCTCTCGGGGCGATACAGGGGTCGTGACGTCCTTTGATCTCTAGTTCGGCATCCTCGCATGTCTTCAAGTCCACCGTTTCCTGTTTGGCCCCTATGGACGGGGTGGGCTTGAACGCCGCACGGAACACGAGGTCCGCCCCGTCGGACATGCCTCCGACGACCCCTCCCATGTTATTGGTCTTCGTGACGATCCTTCCGTCTTTCATACGATACGCATCGTTGGATTCGGATCCGCGCATACGGGTGATGTCGAACCCTTTTCCGAACTCCACCCCCTTGCATGCAGGAATGCCGAATACGGCATGTGCCAGCTCCGCATCCAGGCTATCGAACCAGATGCCTCCGAAGCCAATGGGCAGTCCGGTGACTATGCACTCCACTACCCCTCCTACGCTGTCCATGTCCTTTCTTGCCGCCATTATGCAGTCGGACATCATCGCATCGAGTTCGGGGGTGCAGGCCCTTGTGGGGAATCCTTCCGACCTCTTGGCGTCCTCGATCCCCCTTTCATCACAGTCCTCCACGTTTCCTATGGAGCGGCAGAACGACCCTATGACTATGCCTTTGGCCGCAAGCATCTGTCTGGCTATCCCGCCTGCCGCTACGATGGCAGCGGTCAGACGGCCGGAGAACTGTCCTCCTCCCCTGATATCGAATTTAGGAAGTGCCAGCAGTGCCGGGAGGTCTGCATGTCCGGGACGGGGCGTCTCTTCGAAAGGCAGATATTTGGAATCATCTACGTTCCCGTTGGCGATCTCCAGGATTATGGCGTTTCCGTCGGCCTTGCCGTCCTCGATCCCGCAGATGACGTCTACCTTGTCCGCTTCGACGCGGTCCGTCCCTATTCCCTTGGATGGTTTGCGTAGGGCCATGTCATGTGCCAGCGACTCCATGTCGATAGGAGTTCCCTGGGGTACTCCCTCCAGGACGCACCCTACACAAGGTCCGTGACTCTTTCCGAACAGGGAGAATCTCAATTTTTTTCCCAAGGTGTACAATCTATCACCCCGAAGCCATGAAGCTTCTGTATGTGCGCACGCACGATTACAAACTATAAAAGTCGCTCCCTGGCCGCATCGTACCTCTGTGGACAAGACATCGATAGAAAGATATTTATTCCGCATGTCAATCGTCCTATTGCGAGATACATCTGCAGTACCTCGATGGGCAGTTAGATCAGCTGGAAGATCGCCTGCTTTGCAAGCAGGAGGTCGTGGGTTCAAATCCCACACTGTCCACTCCTTTTGCTGGCTCGTCTTCTTTCTGCCCCTCGGCGCATAGTACATATTGCAATCGTTCTGTCGAGTATGCGGCGTTGTTGTTCAGGTCGTCGAGGAATGAAGGCCCAAGGGCCCTATGCCGGTGTACAGCTCCCGCCGGCAGGAGACGTCCTCATCAGACGGTGTCGGGGGATACGGAGGACGACGCCTCCACACATCTGTTGTAGATGTATACCATAAGTGCCCATGCACCTACGATAGCCAGAAGCATCGGTATTCCTATCTGTGCCATCTCGGTCAGCATGGCGGCGGTGTCATCCGGGCTTTCCATGGCCGTAAGGAACGGGAACCACGGTACTATCTCTCCGTGCCATACGTGTTCCACAAGAAGTGCCAGCACCCCTCCCCATATCATCACGTTCAGCCACTCGATGTGGTATTTCTCAGGAATCTTCTTAGCGAAGACGGTCGTGAATATGCCGACCACCGCCGCGACAAGGAAACATGCCATTCAAATTATCTCCTTCTTCTCTCTCAATCTATCGTCCGTCTTAGCGGCCATCGCCTGACGAAGCCTGAATCTGTCTGCTATGAGGGCTCCTTCCCAGATCACCAGTATGGGGACGATCACGCAGATGCTCAGAATGAACTCGTTCACTCCGATATCGAAGAAGTCTCCTTCTGCGCCATCGAGGAACCATCCGATCACATGGTCTACGAAGGCCATCAGGGTCAGGCCCCAGAACACCATCGAAAGCTGTGCCAGACGGTCCGTCCCCGGGGGTCTGTGCAGCCACATATAGGTGGTGGTCAGCGCCGCTATCGCTGCGATTATAAGCCACATGTTATCTACCGGGCCCTTTTCGGGCCATGTCTAAGATAACACGATATTATTAAATGTTATGCGTTTATTATTTTACATTATAAAATAAGTGCTACCAGACCATGTAGGTGTATTTTTCGGGCCGTTTTAGAGGTCGGATCAGTATTCTATGCCCTTCCTGGCACCGATCCCCTTGTCGAACGGGTGCTTCACAAGTCTCATCTCCGTGACAAGATCCGCATATTCCTCCAGATCGGGGGTCATCCCTCTTCCGGTCAGTACGATCTCTACGTGATCCGGGCGTCTTTCCAAAGACTCTATCAGTTCCTGTGATGTGATGAGACCCAGACGGACCGCGTTTATGCTCTCGTCCAGTACGGCCACGTCGTATCTGCCGGAACATATGAGTTCTTCCGATCTTCTCAGGGCCTTGTGTGCCGCCTCTATGTCGGCATCGGACGGCTTCTTGGAGACGAAGTGGTCCAGTCCCATAGGTACCAACGTTATGTTCCCCATGCGGTTGCATGCCACTTGTTCCCCGTATCCGTCGGATGGCTTCAGGAACTGTACTATCAGGACCCCCAGTCCTCTTCCGGCGGCCCTCATGGCCAGGCCGAATGCTGCGGTGGTCTTACCCTTCCCGTTTCCCGTATATATCTGCACAAGTCCCAGTTCTTCCCTTATCCCGTCCGTGTCCTCCATTCGCTCACCGTAATGATGTATATCGAGGTGCATGGACTTAAAGCACGTTGCCGACATGTTCCGGCAAGCGTATGTGTAAAAAAGATGCGGGGGAGACCCCCGCTAAAATCGACTATCAGTCGAATTTTCCGACGACGGCCTTGATACGTCTTACGCCAGCCGCACTGCTCTGCTCCTTCTGGATCTTGAATCCCTGGAGCTCACCGGTGTGTTGAACGTGGGGGCCTCCGCAGATCTCGCAGGAGACGTCGCCGATGGTGTAGACCTTGACCTTCTCGCCGTATTTGTTGTCGAACACCCCGATCGCATTCCTGGCACGTGCCTCTTCGAGGGTCATCTCCTCGCAGACCACGGGGATGTCCGCCTTGATGGCGTCGTTTACATATTTCTCGATCTTGGCGATCTCTTCGGGCTCCAGCTTCCTGTCGAAGTTGAAGTCGAATCTGAGTCTCTCCGCGGTGATGTTGCTTCCTTTCTGCCTTATGTCGGGGTCGATCAGGTTCCTGAGGGCCGCATTGAGCAGATGGGTGGCGGTATGCAGTTTGGTGGTCTCCACGCTGTGGTCCACCAATCCTCCTTTGAACACCTGGTTGGTGTCCATCCTGGAGGTCTCCTGATGCTGCTTGAACCTCTTCTGGAAGTCTTCCTCGTCGACGGTGTAGCCGCGTTCGGCCGCCAATTCCCTGGTGAGCTCCACGGGGAATCCGAAGGTGTCGTAGAGGTGGAACACCTCCTCTCCGTTGAGGACCTTGCAGTCCCCGTTGTTGGCCACGACCTCGTCGAATCTCCTTAGACCCTTCTTCAGGGTGCTGTGGAATTTCTCCTCCTCCGCGGTGATGGTGCTGAGGATGGTCTCCCTGTTGGCCTCCAGCTCGGGATATGCCTTGCTGTAGTCCCTTATGACGACTTCGGAGACCTCCGCCAGGCGGACCCCTTCCACATCGAGCTGGGACATGTATCTGCTGGCTCTTCTGATCAGACGCCTGAGGATGTATCCGCCGCCCATCCTGGCCGGAACGACGCCGTCTGCTATGAGGAACGTGGACGCCCTCATGTGGTCGGAGATGACGCGGAACGCCTTCATGTTGTCCGCATACTTCTTCCCGGAGAGTTCCTCGATCTTCGAGATGATCGGCTGGAACAGGGGGGTGTCGTAGACGGTCTCCACATGGTTGACGACGCGGAGGGCCCTCTCGAGTCCCATCCCTGTGTCGACGTTCTTCTGTTTCAGGGGGGTGAACTTCCCGTCCTTGTCCTTGAAGTACTGCATGAAGACGTTGTTCCAGATCTCGGTGTAGTATCCGCAGTGGCATCCGGGTCTGCATTCCGGTCCGCAAGGCTTCTTCGTCTTGTCTATGAAGAAGATCTCGGTATCCGGTCCGCAGGGGCCGGTCTGTCCGGCAGGGCCCCACCAATTGTCCTCCTTGGGGAGGAAGAATATGTGGTCCTTCGCGATACCCTGTGCCTCCCAGATCTCCGCCGTCTCGGTGTCCTTCGGGGCGTCGTCGTCGCCGGCGAACGCGGTGACGGCCAGGAGTTCCGGCGGGATGTGAAGGACCTCCTGCAGGAGCTGGTAGCTCCAGGTGATGGAATCCTTCTTGAAGTAATCGCCCAGAGACCAGTTGCCCAGCATCTCGAAGAACGTGAGGTGGCTCGCGTCGCCGACCTCGTCTATGTCGCCGGTCCTCACGCATTTCTGGAAATCCGTGAGTCTCGTGCCGGCGGGGTGTTTCTCTCCGAGCAGGTAGGGTACGAGCGGGTGCATACCCGCAGTGGTGAAAAGGACTGTGGGGTCGTTCTCGGGAACGAGGGATGCGGAACGTATCTGTGCATGTCCCCTCGCCTTGAAGAAATCGATATAGGCTTCTCTGAGTTCCTGTGCTTCCATATGCGCACTTCCGATGGGCTTCGCTATAAGGTTCTCATATATGTATTTTAAAAACAGACCGTCTCGGACGCGAGACCCAGACGGACGGTCACCGGGCGGAGGTCACTGCGTCCCTCACGGGGGCGGAGGTCACGAACACCTTCTTCCCGCGGCCTTCTATGACGCGTCTGGGCATGTCCCCTATCTCCCTCACGGCGATGATGTCGCAGTCGTCCAGGAGGGTGACGGCGGCCTCGATGTGGTCCTTGTGGGACGCGCCTTTCATCTCCGACCCCAGGTCCCCCGGCCTCACCTGTCTCAGCAGTTCCACGCGGTCCCCATCGACGGAATACACGAGGAACCTTCCGGCGTTCCCGAAGCCGGCATCCACGGTCTTCCCTCCGTCGCTGGCCACGGCGATGATGTATTTCCTCCCCATGTCGAAGGATACCATGTTGGGAACATCCTCGGAAGGGCCGCAGCCGTCCCCCTTCCCGAGACCGCATCCTGCGAACTCCCCGGAGCGGTCCTCTCCGAGGAGACCGATGGCATCCGCCCTGCACTGTCTGCAGTGGCGCATCATGCGGGCGTCCACGGAGCAGGCGTCCATGAGTCTTTTCCTCTCCTCGGGGGTAGGACCTCTCATGTCCTGGAATCTCGTCCCCTCCACCGGTATGAGCGGGAGGATGTTGACTATGTATGCGCCCAGGGACCTGACCTTCTTCACGAGGTCGGGTATGTGGTCGGCGTTGATGTCCGGGACCATGACTATGTTGGCCTTCACGAGCATACCCAGATCCGCACATCTGCGGATCCCTTCCAGCTGATTCTCCAGGAGGATGGATGCACCTTCCTCTCCGGTGTATCTCTTTCCTTTCCACAGTACGGAGCCGTATATCTCCGCCCCGATCGCGGCATCGGCCGCATTTATGGTCACGGTCACGAACCTCACTCCGAGACCGTAGAGCCTGTCCGCGTTCTCCGGGAGGGCGAGACCGTTGGTCGATACGCACAGTGTGAGGTCAGGGTATTTTTCCTTCACAAGTGCCAGGGTCTCGAAGGTCTCCTCATTGGCCAGCGGGTCTCCCGGACCGGCTATGCCCAGGACCTTCAGGTTGGGGACCTTTTCCTTTACGTATCCGATCTTGGCGACGGCCTGTTCGGGGCTGAGGACTTCGCTGGTGACGCCGGGGCGGGATTCGTTGCTGCAGTCGAATTTGCGGTTGCAGTAATTGCATTGGATGTTGCATTTGGGGGCCACTGGGACATGCATGCGGGCGTACTTCCGGTGGGCTTCTTCGTTATAGCAGGGATGGGTCTGGAGGGCCTTTTCGAGATCGGCGTTCATATGATACATCCTCTCCATATCGTCTGCATTTATAAAGCGGATTGCGAGGTACGGGAGCGGGATTGTATCGCACACCATTTCCATATCGTTCTAGGAAGAATAGGTCCTAAATTGGATGTATATTCCATTCTTAATTTGCGATAGTTTTACATCGGCCGAACATCTATGAGCATCCGTGAACGTCTCGTCCGGACCGCCCAAGGAAACGTGTGCGTCCGATATGCAGCCAAGGTTCTGTTATCGCTGCGGATATGCTTGGATCCCCCGTTCCGAACAGATGCCGAAGAGATGTCCCAGATGTCATTCTTCAAGATGGGATGTGCCGGAGAGGAAGACACGTACATGTAAGTTCTGCGGCTTCGGATTCCATATGAAGTCCATGGACCAGCGGTTCCAACACGTTCATGTCGGATCTCATATCGAAGGCCGGAGGCAACAACATCTTCGACGGCCAGAAGTCCTCCTGGTTCATGGTGTCCAAGGAACAGATATACCAGAAGCTTAATCAATCAATCCTACAGCACCCAGATGTGGAGTGCTGCCCTCCATATTTGTTGGATGGGTTTGTAAAAAACATCCGTCAGGCCAATGGTCCAACCCTATGTGGCTTTTTTATCGCTGTATTTGGATTGAAATCGCTATGGTCCTCTTATTGGATAAGCAGAAAAATGGTCCCGCATGCAGATTCTCGGATGCCGATGTTTTCTATGCCCTCGATCTTCTTTGTAGAGGCGGCAGGTTCAGCAGGGTCTCTGTCGGAGACCATCTCGGAATCGGAGAAGGGAGCGTCCGCAGATTGGTATCTATTTTGGAGGACATGGGGCTGGTCTCCGTAAGGCAAGCAGGCATAGGGATCACTTCCGAAGGGAAGATGTTCCTGGAGTCTTTGGGGATGCGTACATTCGAGATGGATGCAGGCAGATATGTCATCGGAGAACACTCCCAAGGGATTCTGGTGAGTGGGGCTTCCGAGAAAGTATTCAATGGGATAGATCAGAGGGATGCAGGCATAAGGGCCGGGGGTGATGGTTGTACGACATGGGTCGTGACAAGTGGGGGGATCATAATGCTTCCCGACTGGAATGTGGATGATAAGGATCCTGGTTTTGCCGCCGCTTTGCGTATTTCCGCCTGTCCAATAGATGGGGACGTCCTCATAATCGGTGGCGGTAACAGTCGCCGTTTAGCCATGATGGCATCCGCAACGGCTGCATTGGAGCTGTTGTGAGCCCGTATTTGTTTCCAAATGCATCGAACAATGTTCTACCTTTAATATAATAAATAAGATAAAGGGACGTAATGACAATCGGGATCGAGGACGATCCCCGCAACATCGAGGCGATGATTGCGGGTATGAACAGCAACCTGCCGGTGAGACGCCGCACTCTGATGGATTACATCGAGAACGGCGGCGATACGTTTGATACGCGCAGCGGGGACAAAGCATCGTTCGACAGATGCGGCATAGATTACCTCGACTCGATATGTACCGATCAGGAGAAACTCCTTCTGAGGCTCCCGATATTGGTTTCCACCGACCCATCCTCGGAGAATGGCGGTTGGAAGATCGACGGGATGACGGAGGTCGCGGTGGTCTCGAGGGTTCTCGGCCGCCGGGTTCACGCCGAAGATCGCATTTCCGTGTATTATCCTGACTTGATTTGCCTAAAAAAGCTCATTCCCGGTCTTATTTTCACGGTTTTTACGCCGTGACCTTTACACACCACCAATAATTATTTATACTACTTGTGTGTAGAGGGGAATGCGCGATGTGTGGCATCGTGTGGTCCGCAAGAAATACTTGCGAATTATCGAGGGAAGGTTCGCAACCAAAAACCGCGAAAATCCCCTGAATGCGAAGGTTTAAATATAACCTAAGCATCTGGGACTTTTGCTGAGTTGGGCGCGAACCCGACTCACTATCATGCACCCGGTGAGAAGCACTCACGCGGGGAAGTGGTCGAGGGCTCCGTACAGGAAGAGAGAGCGGAATAAAGCCTGATGACAACCGATCATACGTAACCTGGACGTGTGCTAGATCATACGCCAGCGGCGATGCTACGCCGTATGGGGGATGGTTCGGCTAGAGAACTGATGAAGGTCGTGTCAAGCTGCGATAAGCGTCGGGAAGGTGCAAGAAGCCTATGATCCGACGATCACCTAATGGGACTTCCTATTCTTCGGAATTGTCAGTAATGACAGGGAACGCGGGGGATTGAAGCATCTTAGTACCCGCAGGAAAAGAAATCAACCGAGATACCGCTAGTAAAGGCGATCGAACGCGGTATAGAACAAACTGAATCCCAATATGAAAGTATTGGGAGATGTGGTGTTGGACCCATTTACTCCTTGGGCAGGGATATTCGAAATTGTCTGGAAAGACATGCCATAGAGGGTGATAGCCCCTTAGAAGAAGGCCTGTACGGAGATTGATGGATGTCCGGAGTAGCGTGAGTTGGATATCTCGCGTGAAGACGGGGGACATTTGCCTCCAATTCTAAATATTACTCTAGTCCGATAGTGCAGTAGTAGCGTGAGCGAAATCTGAAAAGTACCCTTAACGGGAGATGAAAAGACCTGAAACCATACGGTTATAGATTAGTACGGCATGAAAGGGAAGAAGCCAGCAATGGTGGACCAGTGTTGTACCGTTCGGTTAGAAAACCGATCCATGGAGTTCTGGTCATTGGCGAGGTTAACTGTTCAATCAGGTAGCCGAAGGGAAACCGATTGCCCGCAGTTTTTACGAGGGGCAAGGTGTGCTCGCCTTTAGTCAATGGTGCGGAGACCCGAAGCCGGTCGATCTATGCCTGAGCAGCTTGAAGCCTTCCGAAGGGGAGGTGGAGGAGCTAACCAGTTCTGATGTGCAAATCGTTTGGATGACTTGGGTATAGGGGTGAAAGGCCAATCTAGGCCGGATATAGCTGGTTCCCCGCGAAACTAGTCGCAGCTAGACTTCGATCGAGGCAGAATGTGAGGTAGAGCACCGATTGGATGCTTAGGGAGGGAAACCTCTCGGTGTCTTGTCAAACTCCGAACTTGCGTTCACCGTAGACATCGGATGCAAGGCTACCCGGGGTAAGCTTGGTAGCCATAAGGGAAACAACCCAGACTTAAGTTAAGGTCCCCAAATCTCAGTCAAGTGTAATATGAAATGGCGTCAGTAGTCTAAAACAACCGGGAGGTGAGCTCAGAAGCAGCCACCCTTTAAAGATAGCGTAACAGCTCACCGGTCGAGATTATGGGCCCAGAAAATGGACGGGGCTAAACTGAGTACCGATACTTAAGAATACAGCAATGTAATTTGATAGCGGGGCGTGGTGCATGGGCAGAAGTAGGGCCGTGAGGTCCTATGGACCGTGTACCAACGAGGATCATGGAGTGAGTAGCAGCATAGCATGGTGAGAATCCATGTCGCCGCAGGGGCAAGGGTTCCTTGGCAATGTTCGTCAGCCAAGGGTTAGTCGATCCTAAGGTAACTCTTAATCGAGGTTATCGAAAGGGAATCAGGTTAATATTCCTGAACTTCAACACTCTTTGCCTATGGTGCAGGATCGGGGTAGCTAAAGCAAGCCTGTCAGCTTGTCTAAACGTCTAACGAGGTGAAGAACCGTAATGGTGAGAAGCCTCCGAAAGCGCGATGGGGCGGGAGTAATCCCGCTTTTGGTAATCCCTGGTCCCAGTGAAAACACCATAGTTACAAGTGTTGGAATCGTACCAAGAACCGACACAGGTGTCCCTAGGTGAGTAGCCTAAGGCGTGTTAGCATAATCAAGGTAAGGGAATTCGGCAAATTAGCCCTGTAACTTCGGGATAAAGGGTGCCAGTAGTGAGAGCTACTGGTCGCAGTGACAAGAGAAATCCGACTGTTTAGTAAAAACATAGGTCCCAGCTAGTTCGAAAGGATGTGTATTGGGGCCGAAGCCTGCCCAGTGTCGGCATCTGAAATCCGGTTTCAACCGGTCGAAGGACCGATAAACGGCGGGGGTAACTATGACCCTCTTAAGGTAGCGTAATACCTTGTCGCTTAATTGGCGACTTGCATGAAGGCTCAACGAGGTTTCCACTGTCCC
The nucleotide sequence above comes from Candidatus Methanomethylophilus alvi Mx1201. Encoded proteins:
- the ilvD gene encoding dihydroxy-acid dehydratase translates to MRSDVIKHGVDAAPARSLLRADGLKDEDFDKPFIGIADSWNEVVPGHIHLNKIVDAVKEGIREAGGVPFVFGTPAVCDGIAMGHKGMRYSLISREVISDCCEVMVEGHAMDGWVGVSNCDKVTPGMLMAAGRMNIPALMVTGGAMEAGKLNGEDIDFQSVFEAIGQVQVGAADESFLKTVECAACPGAGSCSGLFTANTMACLTETLGMSLTGCGTSLAVDEKKLAIAKESGKRIVELVKKGIKPRDIVNSHSFHNAICVDMAIGGSTNTALHIPAISKEFGCPVDLSEFDKISREVPHITSLRPAGQFHIRDLDNAGGVPAILKRLIDHIEDAPTVNGKSVMEIAESATIADENVLRPLDNPYHQQGGIAILKGNIAPMGSVIKQAAVSPKMMVFSGRARCFDSEKDATEAIKSGSIVAGDVVVIRYEGPKGAPGMPEMLAPTSIIQGMGLGETVALITDGRFSGATRGGAIGHVSPEAYEKGPIAALRDGDMIDIDIPNRKLNARLSDEEIKARLAEVEIVDRPVTGVQKKYRKLVTNGVNGAYLE
- a CDS encoding alanine--tRNA ligase; protein product: MEAQELREAYIDFFKARGHAQIRSASLVPENDPTVLFTTAGMHPLVPYLLGEKHPAGTRLTDFQKCVRTGDIDEVGDASHLTFFEMLGNWSLGDYFKKDSITWSYQLLQEVLHIPPELLAVTAFAGDDDAPKDTETAEIWEAQGIAKDHIFFLPKEDNWWGPAGQTGPCGPDTEIFFIDKTKKPCGPECRPGCHCGYYTEIWNNVFMQYFKDKDGKFTPLKQKNVDTGMGLERALRVVNHVETVYDTPLFQPIISKIEELSGKKYADNMKAFRVISDHMRASTFLIADGVVPARMGGGYILRRLIRRASRYMSQLDVEGVRLAEVSEVVIRDYSKAYPELEANRETILSTITAEEEKFHSTLKKGLRRFDEVVANNGDCKVLNGEEVFHLYDTFGFPVELTRELAAERGYTVDEEDFQKRFKQHQETSRMDTNQVFKGGLVDHSVETTKLHTATHLLNAALRNLIDPDIRQKGSNITAERLRFDFNFDRKLEPEEIAKIEKYVNDAIKADIPVVCEEMTLEEARARNAIGVFDNKYGEKVKVYTIGDVSCEICGGPHVQHTGELQGFKIQKEQSSAAGVRRIKAVVGKFD
- the cobO gene encoding cob(I)yrinic acid a,c-diamide adenosyltransferase, which codes for MEDTDGIREELGLVQIYTGNGKGKTTAAFGLAMRAAGRGLGVLIVQFLKPSDGYGEQVACNRMGNITLVPMGLDHFVSKKPSDADIEAAHKALRRSEELICSGRYDVAVLDESINAVRLGLITSQELIESLERRPDHVEIVLTGRGMTPDLEEYADLVTEMRLVKHPFDKGIGARKGIEY
- the aroC gene encoding chorismate synthase, which codes for MGKKLRFSLFGKSHGPCVGCVLEGVPQGTPIDMESLAHDMALRKPSKGIGTDRVEADKVDVICGIEDGKADGNAIILEIANGNVDDSKYLPFEETPRPGHADLPALLALPKFDIRGGGQFSGRLTAAIVAAGGIARQMLAAKGIVIGSFCRSIGNVEDCDERGIEDAKRSEGFPTRACTPELDAMMSDCIMAARKDMDSVGGVVECIVTGLPIGFGGIWFDSLDAELAHAVFGIPACKGVEFGKGFDITRMRGSESNDAYRMKDGRIVTKTNNMGGVVGGMSDGADLVFRAAFKPTPSIGAKQETVDLKTCEDAELEIKGRHDPCIAPRAASVVEAVTALVLADQMERGL
- the rpsJ gene encoding 30S ribosomal protein S10 produces the protein MSQRARISLSGTDPAMVDSVCNQIKGISQRTGVAIRGPVPLPTKKLKVACRKSPDGEGSETYDRWEMRIHKRLIDLDADERALRQLMRIQVLDGVNIEIVLRGA
- a CDS encoding chorismate mutase, with product MNDGYLEEKRKAIAETDKEIIILLKKRLDLATEIGQYKAQNGLEVRNLDVEQRVVDRYRYLAAEYGMNPDRMEHICRTIMQESVESEAAIQGVPAPDVHDKDPHKEEIRISETDIETGRRKMLGIGVASVAAILVLTAIAGFVFNSDNGLSILYLMAVPMALIALCFYLGYKDMASGKNAEDLRWIKKRTFIFGGLMIAITVLILALFIIRG
- the nifB gene encoding nitrogenase cofactor biosynthesis protein NifB, with the translated sequence MNADLEKALQTHPCYNEEAHRKYARMHVPVAPKCNIQCNYCNRKFDCSNESRPGVTSEVLSPEQAVAKIGYVKEKVPNLKVLGIAGPGDPLANEETFETLALVKEKYPDLTLCVSTNGLALPENADRLYGLGVRFVTVTINAADAAIGAEIYGSVLWKGKRYTGEEGASILLENQLEGIRRCADLGMLVKANIVMVPDINADHIPDLVKKVRSLGAYIVNILPLIPVEGTRFQDMRGPTPEERKRLMDACSVDARMMRHCRQCRADAIGLLGEDRSGEFAGCGLGKGDGCGPSEDVPNMVSFDMGRKYIIAVASDGGKTVDAGFGNAGRFLVYSVDGDRVELLRQVRPGDLGSEMKGASHKDHIEAAVTLLDDCDIIAVREIGDMPRRVIEGRGKKVFVTSAPVRDAVTSAR